The following are encoded together in the Phaseolus vulgaris cultivar G19833 chromosome 9, P. vulgaris v2.0, whole genome shotgun sequence genome:
- the LOC137822129 gene encoding uncharacterized protein produces the protein MVLVGGSDAAKCKLFMSTLTGMAMDWFINLPNGHITSFRQLSQLFREQYLANKAPPPVSYDLFNVKQYQGETLKEYINRFGAQVVKVGTSEEPMIVYAFRKGVCPDPFCESIIRNRPRTFAEIRCRAVEHIASEGEVCEKRTSVVPSRPRAQTRIQPVRVNETTTRRKKPEGRRPYETRKPQLRGPAGGDRPARERARPARDNFVVELKDLIAVPNIVERLRRPAKTDKVLGPRKDSWCEFHEAFGHHINNCLSLGYQQDELVRSGFLKDYVAEPAATAVLLAPTEEQAHEMPVLGEVHTIAGGFSGGGPTASQRKKYARGVNSIEERISSDPWESDLVFTREDLRDFVPHDNEPVVISVVTAGRKAECSGLHAPYEDEAARSQR, from the exons atggtgttagtaggcggctccgatgccgcgaagtgcaagctctttatgagcacgttGACAGGGATGgcaatggactggttcatcaaccttccaaatggccatatcacctcctttcgGCAGTTGTCGCAGCTGTTTAGGGAGCAATACTTGGCGAACAAGGCCCCACCGCCGGTTTCCTACGATCTGTTTAatgtgaaacagtatcaaggggagaccctaaaggaatacatcaaccgcttcggggcccaggtggtAAAAGTTGGTACGTCGGAGGAGCCTATGATTGTGTATGCCTTCAGGAAAGGCGTGTGTCCCGACCCTTTTTGCGAATCTATTATTCGCAATCGCCCAAGAACTTTTGCTGAAATACGGTGTCGGGCAGTGGAACATATCGCCTCCGAAGGAGAAGTGTGCGAGAAGCGAACCAGCGTTGTGCCCTCCCGCCCGAGGGCGCAGACGCGGATTcagcccgtcagggtcaacgagaccacgacgaGGAGGAAGAAGCcggaggggagacgcccctatgaaACCAGAAAACCCCAGctccggggtccagcaggaggcgatcgccccgCCAGGGAGAGGGCAAGGCCGGCGAGAGACAACTTTGtagtggagttgaaggacctgatcgccgtgcctaatatagtcgagaggttgaggcgaccggcgaagactgataaggtgttagggcctcggaaagactcttggtgtgagttccacgaggcttttgGTCATCACATCAACAACTGCCTGTCGTTAGGTTACCAGCAAGACGAGCTGGTGAGAAGtgggtttctgaaggattatgtTGCAGAACCCGCCGCGACCGCCGTCCTGCTGGCGCCAACGGAAGaacaagcgcacgagatgcctgttctcggcgaggtccacaccatcgctggaggtttttccggcggaggacccaccgcctcccagagaaagaaatacgcgaggggggtcaactcgattGAGGAGAGAATCTCGAGTGatccgtgggagtcggacctcgtgttcacgagggaGGATCTACGAGATTTcgtgccgcacgacaatgagcccgtggtcatttcggttgtcacggctggaagaaag gctgaatgcagtggcctccacgcgccatatgaagatgaagctgccagatcTCAGCGGTAA